From the Sanguibacter sp. HDW7 genome, the window CAGCGTCCAGCCCTCCGAGCAGCGCACCCACGACCGGCACGACGAATGCCACGCTGCTCTGCGCGACCCGACCGAACCAGAGCTCGCGCGGGTTGCTGTGCGCCCGGCACACGAGGTATGCGAGGTGACCGACGGTGCTCGCCGCAACAAAGATCCCGGTGGGCAGGGCGAACCTCGCGAGTGCGCTCAGCGATCCGAGGTCCACGCCCCACACGTCGACCAGCACGAGCACCGCGCTCGCTCCCGCCCCTGCCACCACTGCCAGTGCCGCGACGGTGACCGTGCCCCGCACCGACAGCAACGTCCGCAGCGGCGTCGCGACGATCAGCGGTCGGAGGGGGTTCATCACGAGTCGAGTCGGGGCCGCGACGTTCGACACCGCGCGATAGATCCCGAACGCCGACGCCCCGAGGAACGGAGCGATCGCATAGGGCGCCCCGATCGCCCCGGCATCCATGACGAGCGACTCCCGGAGTAGCGGCCGGATGTCCTCACGGTGGTCAGCGAACCAATCGCGGAGCCGGTCCACGCGGGTCAGTCGCGGCCAGGTCGACGCTGTCGCGCCTGCGAACATCGCGCCTGCCCAGACCCCGAGCAACGTCTCGACGCTCTCGACACCCCAGGCCGCGACGATGCCCGCACCGGACAGCAGCCCGACGGTCGCCACCATGTCGCCGCGGGTCGCGCGCCTTGCATCTCCGCTGGACACCTCGACAAATCTCGCAGCAGAGCGGAACGTCGCAGCGGAGCATGCGACGGCGCCGAGAATCGTCGGGACGGGCCCCCCGACCGCGACGAGCGCGATGCCTCCGCCGCACAGCGCGGCAAGGACAGAGAGCCGTGTGGCGGCACCGATGGTTCGGAGGGAGTCGATCGACGCGCCGCGCGCGCGAGCGCTCCTCGCCGCAGGCTCGAGGACCGTCGAGAGCATGACGGACGACGCGAACGCGAACGCGAGGTAGACGAGCGAGAAGGCGCCGAAGTCCTGGGGGCCGAGGAGTACCAGCGCGATGAGCTGCGGTGCGAGCATCGAGACGGCGTTGGCGACGGTAGCGGCGACTGCCTGCACGTGGTTCCCCCGTGGCTGCACTTGGAGCCCGAAGGCGGACGGTGCAAGTATAGGCGCGCGACGTGCGACCGCCCGGCTACCCTGTTGTGGCGGTCCGCTGCGCGGAACACGAGGTGCCGCACAACAGGCGGACGTACGGAAGGCGTGGGATGGACATTCAACGGATCTTGACGATCGTGCGTGAGCGCTGGATCACGGCGGCCATCACGATCGCTGTCGTCCTCGGGCTCGGCTACGCCGCCGTCGCCGCGTCGGGAGCCACGCGGGCATCGAGCGAGCACTTTTCTCAGGTCGCGCTCGTGGGTCGTGTGGTCCAGAGCGAGAACTACTTCCTCGACACCCAGACGGTCGTCGAAGGGGTCGTGACCCAGGTCGTCACCGAGATGTCGACGCCCGCCGCGGTGCGCGACTTTGCCCAGGAGCACCTCGACGGCGTAGCGCTCAAGGACGCACGCGAGGTCTACTCCGTCGAGATCTCGGCCACACGGTCTGTTCTCGACATCCGCGTAGACGACCGCCTCACGACCAACGGCGCTTCGATGCTCGCCGCTCTCGAGGAAGAGGTGATCGACCGCGCGCGTAGCATCCTCACCGCTCGGCTCGGCACCGACGCACCGGTCTCGATCGACCTCCGAGGCCACGGTCAGGTCCGTCATGAACCGGCCATCAGCTGGGTCGCCGCGAGTGTTGGCCTTCTCATCCTTGCGGCACTGGCAGGCTTGCTCGCGGCGCTGCTGAGGGGCGCGCTCGACCGGATGGTCCGGGTGCCTTCCGATCTGAGCGACCTGGGACTCACCGGCATCCGAGTGTTCAGCGCCGCGTCGGACGACACCGTCCTGCGCGTCCGTTCCCTGCTCCCGGCTCAGGCAGACGCGGTCGTCGCCGTCATCGGGTCGGGTGCCGGTGACGACCTGGCAGCCCGGCTCGCAGGCTCGATCCGGGTTGGCGGACAGCAGGCGCTCCTCGTCCGCGCGACGCCGTGCGATACGGGGGTGCAGGGGCCGACGCTCGTCTCACTGCTCGACAGCCCCTCGAGCGTCCTCGATCCTTCGACGGTGGAGCTGCAGTCCGGACTCTCGGCCGACGAGCTTGCGCCTCGGCTCTCCCCCGCCAGCGTCACGTCGCTCGTCGAGCGTCTCAGCGTTGGTCGCACTCTCGTCGTGGACTGCGGAGCGTCCATCACCTCGCAGGTCCTTGTCCCGTTCGCCTCGGTCGCGAACCTGGTCGTGCTCTGCGTGACTCCTGGCTCCGACTCCAAGTCCGTGGTCGAGCAGGTCGCGTCGGACCTCGGTGGAGCTGAACTCTGCGTCATAACCTGAGAGTTCGGTGGCGGTCGGTGCGCGGCGCGTGGTCTAGTCGTTCCGACCTAGGATGAGAGCCATGCGCGCGATCCGCGACCGGCGACGGAACGGCGTCCCACGCCATGCTGTCCAGAGGCCGTCGAGCCTCGACATGGCTCGGCGACTGCTCTCGGTGATCACCCTCGCGTTCGTCGTGATGGCCTTCACCTACCCTCGTGAGTTCGCGCCTCGGTTCGTCAACTGGCTGACGTGGGCCGGGATAGCGGTCGCCCTTGGCCTCCTGCTGCTTCCGCCTGCAAGGTCTCGTGTCGCCTGGCCGCGACGCGTGTTGCCCCCAGCGCTGCTTGTCCTCACGATGCTCGGCTGGTTCGCCATCTCCTACCACTGGTCGCAGCATCCAGCGATGACTCGCCGCGCCGTCCTCACCTATGTCGCGATCGCGGCGATCGCCTGGGCAGCCGCAGCGCGGAGCCACCCGGACGACGTTCCTGTCGGCCTGGCACTTGGACTGGTCGCGGCGCTTTCACTCTCGATCGGCGCGACGCTGCTCGGGTACGAAGGCCCTCGGCGTTGGTCTGCCTGGTGGGGGCGCAGCGAGCGATACCCGGCCTTCCAGGGCCTCTACGGGAATCCCAACATCCTGTCGTACGTGATAGTCATGCTGCTTCCAGCCGTGGTCACGCTCGGTGCGCTCAAGCGCGCTGCGCGCGCGACGACGGTCGCGCTCCTCGGCGGAGTGCTCATTGTCGTCTGGCAGGTGAGGTCGACGACGGGGACCATCGCGGCCGTCGCGATTCTCTGCGTCGCGTGCCTGCTGGTGCTCCACAGCAAGCTTCTCGGTTCCGCGCCGGAACGGGCAAGACGCACTGTGCGACGCATCCTCGTCGTCGGCTCCGCGGCCGGGGCCATCGCCGTCCTTACTGTCCTCGGACGCGCCGTGGCGCAGGGGACGACCACGCTCAACGGTCGGACGCCTCTCTGGACCACCGTGATCGACGTCTCGTCCGCCAAACCTCTCACGGGTGCCGGATGGGGCTCCGTCTGGAGCTATCACTGGATGCCGGCGCCACGCAACGCAGTCCGTAGCCAGATCAACGACGCATTGCCAAACCCGCTGGCGCATGGTCACAACGCTGCGATCGACTTCTTGCCGCAGGTCGGTTGGATCGGTGTGGCACTCATGATCGCGGTACAGATCGCTTCCGTCGTCCTCCTCGTCCGCGCAGCACCGTCGCCAGCCCGTTCATGGGGGCTCCTCACCCTCGTCGCGGTCAACCTCGTGGGGCTCACGGAACCCACCTGGGCGACCCCCGTCGGGTGGGGCCTCATCATCATCGTGGCAACCGTCGCCGCACGACTGACGCCCAGAGCTGGCGGCCTTGAGCGTGTCCGGCCTCAAACCGCTCAGGGCGAGAGCACGGCCCCTCGCCACGTACCGGCCCATGCCCTGAAGCTGTAGTTCTCCTCCACGCCCGCACGCGCCTGCGCGCCCATGCGCGAACGTCCGTCGACATCCGCATCGACCAGTGCAGCCAGCGACGCGCTCCAGGCTTCTTCACCGTCAGCCGCAGCCCCGCTGAGCGCACCGAGCGCCTCGGCGCTCGCTCCGACCGGGCTCCCGATGACGGGGAGCCCCGCCGCCCCGTACTGGAGCAGCTTGTAGGCGCACTTGCCGCGCGTCCACGGATCGTCCGGAAGGGGCATAATGCCGAACTCGCCATCGATCATGTCGGCGGCAAACGACTCGGCCGCCCAGTCGATGCGCTCAACCATCGGATCGAGCTGACCGAGTGGTGCCCGACCTCGGGAGACAACACGGAGCGTCAGGCCGCTGCGTGCATGCTCTCTGAGCAGCGAGTCGGCGACCAGGAGCAGGTACTTCTCGGTCGATGGACTTCCGAGCCAGACTGCCCGCGGCGGTCGGCCCTCATGTCGATGATCGCTCTTGACGAGGTAGTCGGCGGGCTCGACACAGCTCGGCACGACCCGGACGTCGCTCGCGTGATCCGACGCTGCGTCCGCAAGATAGTCATTGCCGGCGATGACGACGTCCGCCGAATCGACCGCACGCTTCCAGATGTGGGACTTCGCGAACAGGCCACGTGCACCACGCGCCGGATCGGCGAAGAGCGCGTCGTCGAAGTCATAGACCCCGTGCGCGGAAGCCCGGAGCAGCGATGACTCGATGCCGCCACGTGAGAGAGGACTCGCGTTTCGGCTGAGAAGCACCGTCGAGTCTGCGACGTCACGGCCCAGTCGACGCAGTCGTCTTTCGGCAGCCAGGACACCGCGCATGTCGGAGCGGAGGGCACCGAGGCCTGCGGATGCGCCCCCGAGGTAGGTCTCTGATCGTGCGTCAAGCCCGAGGTGGTCGAGCCACTCGAACACGCGCACCCTCGACGAAGCGCCGGAACGGCCGTACGGCGTCACTGTGACGAGCGGTGAGGTCACTCTGCGGCCCCCGCGCTCGGGGCGGACTCCGCGCTCTGGACAGCCGAGGTCGAGCCCGTGAACGGCGCCATGGTCGCCTCGCCCTCAGCCGAGACCCCGGACCGCGACAGTACGGTCGTGAACGTCCGGACGACGATCATCAGGTCGACCCTCAGGGACCTCTTCTCGACGTAGTCGACGTCGAGGCGCAGCCGCTCCTCCCACGTCGTCGCGTTGCGGCCCGTCACCTGAGCGAGGCCCGTGAGACCTGGGCGCACCTCGTGCCGACGCGCCTGTCGGGCGTCGTAGAGCGGAAGGTACGACGGCAGGAGCGGTCGCGGACCGACGATGCTCATGTCGCCGCGGACCACGTTCCACAGCGAAGGGAGCTCATCGAGGCTCGTGGACCGCAGGACCTTGCCGAAAGGGGTGAGCCGATCAGCGTCGGTCACATGCCCGGTGGACTCATCGACAGGGAGCATCGAGCGGAACTTGCGCAGCTCGAAGATCTCGCCATCCTTGCCGGGGCGCTCCTGGCGGAAGAGCACGGGACGACCGAGCTTCGTTGCGACGAGAAGCGCCACGACGGCCTGGACGGGCAGGCTGGCGACAAGTGCCACGCCTCCGACCACGGCGTCGAGGACGCGCTTGGCGCGGTCGTAGGGTCGGTGCGTCACGCACGCCCCGCGAAGAACTCGTCGATGGCGCCGGTGACGCGCGCGAACTGCTCGTCCGAGAGCGCCGAACCGCTGGGCAGCGAGAGTCCGGTCTCGAAGAGCCGCTCGGAAACGGCGCCGCCGACGTACTGGCGCCCGTCGAAGACGGGCTGCAGGTGCATAGGCTTCCATAGCGGGCGCGACTCGATGTCGTACCCCGCCAGGTGCTCACGCAGCTCGGTCGTCGTGAACCCGGCGACGACGGGGTCGACGAGGATCGACGTGAGCCAGAAGTTGTCGTGGTCCGTCCCGCCGCCTGAGCCGTCCTCTCCGCCGAAGACCTCGACGCCGGCGACCGGGGCGACGAGCTCACGGTAGGCGAGCCGCCAGGAGCGACGTCGCTCGATCATCGCGGGAAGCCGCTCGAGCTGCGCACGCCCCAGGCCTGCGAGGAGCGAGGAGAGCCGATAGTTGTAGCCGACATCGGTGTGCTCGTAATGGACGACGGGCTGACGTGCCTGAGTCGCGAGATACCGGGCGCGATCGGCGGTGGCTGCGTCGTCGGTGAGGAGCATGCCGCCACCCGACGTCGTCATGATCTTGTTGCCGTTGAAGGACACGGCGGAGACCAGGCCCTGACTTCCGGCCGGGCGAAGGTCACGCACGGCCCCGAGCGACTCCGCCGCGTCGACGACGACCGGGATCCCGTGCTTCTCGGCAGCCGCGGACACCCCGGCATGGTCGGCGATCTTCCCGAGGAGGTCGACCGGGACGACCGCCGCGACAGTCCGGCCCGTCGACACCAGGTCGTCGAGCGTCTCGGCGAGGAGCTCGACATCGATGTTGCCGGTGGCGTCGCAATCGACGAAGACCGGCTCGGCGCCGGTGTAGACGATCGCATTGGCGGTCGCGGCGAACGTCATGGTGGCGGTGACGACGACGGTTCCAGGGCCGGCCCCGACCCCGAGGAGCGCAAGGTGGAGCGCGGCTGTCCCGGACGACAGCGCAACCGCGTGCTCACGGCCGGTGAACGCCGCCATCTCCGCCTCGAACGCGTCGACGACCGGACCGAGCGGTGCGACCCACCCGGAGCGGATCGCGTCGAGGACGCCGTTCTCCTCCGCCTGCGTGATGTCAGGGGACGACATGTAGATCCGGGCGCTCATCTGGCGTCCTCCTGCTCGTCGTGAACTCGCTCGAGGTCCGCCGGGTCGATCGCGGGGACCGGAACGTGCGAGATGAGGGGATGCCCCGTCTCGGCACGGTCCTCCGCGGTCCCGAAAAGGTCTTCGTGCATCTTCTCCCCGGGGCGGAGGCCGGTGAAGACGATCTCGATGTTCCTGCCGGAGCGCGCGACGAGCCGCCGCGCGACGTCGAGGATCTTCACGGGCTGACCCATGTCGAGAACAAGAACTGATCCCGGTGAGCCGATGGCTCCTGCCTGAATGACAAGCTGGCACGCCTCGGGGATCGTCATGAAGAATCGCGTGACGTCCGGGTGCGTCACGGTGAGCGGTCCACCGGCCTCGATCTGGGCGTTGAAGGTGTGGAGCATCGACCCGCGGGAGCCGAGGACGTTGCCGAACCGGACGGACATGTAGGTGCCCTCCGCCCGCGCCGACTGCCACGCGGTCAGCTGCTCCGCCACGCGCTTCGTCCGTCCGAGGACGCTCGTCGGGTCCGCAGCCTTGTCCGTCGAGACGTTGACGAAGTGGGTCACCCCCGTCTCTGCCGCAAGACCGAGCAGGTTGTAGGTTCCCAGGACATTCGTCTTCCACCCCTCCTCGGGGTACATCTCGAGCATCGGCAGGTGCTTGAGGGCTGCTGCATGGAAGACGATCTCGGGTCGGTGCTCCTCGAACACCGCTCGCAGCGCGTCGCGGTCACGGATGTCGACGAGCACCATGTCGCGGGTGTCGAGGAGACCTTTGCCGTAGATCGAGAGCTGGACGGAGTGGAGCGCCGACTCGTCGCGGTCGAGAAGCACAAGCTCTGACGGGCCAAACCGGTAGACCTGGCGCGCGAGCTCGGAGCCGATGGACCCTCCGGCGCCGGTGATGAGGACTCGCTTGCCGGAGAGGTAGTCCGCGATGGCGCCGAGGTCCGTGTCGATCTGGTGTCGCCCGAGTACATCGGTGATGTCGACCTCCTTGACGTCGCGCAGCTGCACGCGACCGCCGATGAGCGACGAGAGGCTCGGGATCGCGAGGAACTCGAGCCCCGCACCCTCGACGAGGTCCTGGATCTCGCCGAGCCGCTCGCCCTTGATGCGCGAGACCGCGAGGATCACCGTGTCGACGTCACGTTCCGCCGCGATGTGGACGAGGTCGTCGCGCGCGCCGAGGACGGGCACCCCGACGAGCCGCAGGTTGCGCTTGGCCGGGTTGTCGTCGATGAAGCCGACGGTCGTGTACTTGGCGGCGGAGTCCGTGAGGATGACGCGGAGCAGCTGGTGACCGGCGTCCCCTGCCCCGTAGATGAGCACGCGCCTCCGGTCCCCGCCCTCGTCCTGCCGAACCCGCCGACGGGCCCGGTACGCCCACCGACCACCGGCCATCGCGATGAGTGCGATGGCTGGGACGAGGAACGCGATCGCGCGCGGCAGCTCGTCGCCGGCGACGACGAAGACGAGCAGCGTGACGATACCCACGACGAGCGCGAGCGCCGCCAGGGCGAGCGCCTCGTCGAACGATGCGATGCGGTAGCGGCCCCTGTAGAGCTTGACCGCGTAGCCGATGCCCACGAGGAGGACCCCCGACACGGCCATGTAGATGACCGTCGATCGCGTCTGGTCGGCGTTGATCGTGAAGTCGTAGCGGATACCGACGACGAACACGGTCGCGACGACCCAGCACGCCACGTCCCACGCAGCCACGGTCGCGCGCCGGAGTACCGGGTTGTACAGCACGTCTCTTCCTCTTTCGTCCAAATAGCTCGCCCCGACAAGACTAGCGCCGGGCCTCGTGCCTGCGGGTAGTGCCCCAGTCACCCTCGTCAGCGGGCGGAGCCTTCCTCGAACCAGGCGATCGTGCGCGCGGTGCCCTCCTCGAGCGGGACCTGCACGACGTCGGGGAACAGCTCGCGCAGACGCGTGCTGTCGGCCTGCGACGCCTTGACGTCGCCGACGCGTGGGTCGGTGTGGACCCGCGGCAGCTCGCGCCCGAGCTGGGACTCGAGCAGCTCGATGAGCTCGAGCAGGCTCGTGCGCGTGCCGAACGCGAGGTTGACCGGGTCGGTGCTCGCGATCTGGCCCACGACCGCCTGGTGGATGACCGAGCACAGGGTGTCGACGTACGTGAAGTCACGCGACTGCGTGCCGTCGCCCTGGATCTCGAGCGGACGGTCGGAGAGAGCCGCGTCGAGGAACTTCGGGATGACCGCTGCATAGGCGTGACCCGCAACCTGGCCCGGGCCATAGACGTTGAAGAAGCGGAACGCGAGGGTCTTGAGCCCGTAGGAGAACTGGTAGGCGATCGCATAGCTCTCGGTCGCGAGCTTCGAGACCGCGTAGGGGCTCATCGGTCGGGTCCAGGCGTACTCGCTCTTGGGCAATGTGGGGTTCGAGCCGTAGACCGAGCTTGACGATGCCACCGCGACGTAGCCGACGCCCGCCTCGCGCGCCGCCTCGAGCACGTTGAGGGTCCCGGTCGCGTTC encodes:
- a CDS encoding O-antigen ligase — protein: MRAIRDRRRNGVPRHAVQRPSSLDMARRLLSVITLAFVVMAFTYPREFAPRFVNWLTWAGIAVALGLLLLPPARSRVAWPRRVLPPALLVLTMLGWFAISYHWSQHPAMTRRAVLTYVAIAAIAWAAAARSHPDDVPVGLALGLVAALSLSIGATLLGYEGPRRWSAWWGRSERYPAFQGLYGNPNILSYVIVMLLPAVVTLGALKRAARATTVALLGGVLIVVWQVRSTTGTIAAVAILCVACLLVLHSKLLGSAPERARRTVRRILVVGSAAGAIAVLTVLGRAVAQGTTTLNGRTPLWTTVIDVSSAKPLTGAGWGSVWSYHWMPAPRNAVRSQINDALPNPLAHGHNAAIDFLPQVGWIGVALMIAVQIASVVLLVRAAPSPARSWGLLTLVAVNLVGLTEPTWATPVGWGLIIIVATVAARLTPRAGGLERVRPQTAQGESTAPRHVPAHALKL
- a CDS encoding glycosyltransferase family 4 protein, whose protein sequence is MFEWLDHLGLDARSETYLGGASAGLGALRSDMRGVLAAERRLRRLGRDVADSTVLLSRNASPLSRGGIESSLLRASAHGVYDFDDALFADPARGARGLFAKSHIWKRAVDSADVVIAGNDYLADAASDHASDVRVVPSCVEPADYLVKSDHRHEGRPPRAVWLGSPSTEKYLLLVADSLLREHARSGLTLRVVSRGRAPLGQLDPMVERIDWAAESFAADMIDGEFGIMPLPDDPWTRGKCAYKLLQYGAAGLPVIGSPVGASAEALGALSGAAADGEEAWSASLAALVDADVDGRSRMGAQARAGVEENYSFRAWAGTWRGAVLSP
- a CDS encoding sugar transferase → MTHRPYDRAKRVLDAVVGGVALVASLPVQAVVALLVATKLGRPVLFRQERPGKDGEIFELRKFRSMLPVDESTGHVTDADRLTPFGKVLRSTSLDELPSLWNVVRGDMSIVGPRPLLPSYLPLYDARQARRHEVRPGLTGLAQVTGRNATTWEERLRLDVDYVEKRSLRVDLMIVVRTFTTVLSRSGVSAEGEATMAPFTGSTSAVQSAESAPSAGAAE
- a CDS encoding DegT/DnrJ/EryC1/StrS aminotransferase family protein — protein: MSARIYMSSPDITQAEENGVLDAIRSGWVAPLGPVVDAFEAEMAAFTGREHAVALSSGTAALHLALLGVGAGPGTVVVTATMTFAATANAIVYTGAEPVFVDCDATGNIDVELLAETLDDLVSTGRTVAAVVPVDLLGKIADHAGVSAAAEKHGIPVVVDAAESLGAVRDLRPAGSQGLVSAVSFNGNKIMTTSGGGMLLTDDAATADRARYLATQARQPVVHYEHTDVGYNYRLSSLLAGLGRAQLERLPAMIERRRSWRLAYRELVAPVAGVEVFGGEDGSGGGTDHDNFWLTSILVDPVVAGFTTTELREHLAGYDIESRPLWKPMHLQPVFDGRQYVGGAVSERLFETGLSLPSGSALSDEQFARVTGAIDEFFAGRA
- a CDS encoding nucleoside-diphosphate sugar epimerase/dehydratase; this encodes MLYNPVLRRATVAAWDVACWVVATVFVVGIRYDFTINADQTRSTVIYMAVSGVLLVGIGYAVKLYRGRYRIASFDEALALAALALVVGIVTLLVFVVAGDELPRAIAFLVPAIALIAMAGGRWAYRARRRVRQDEGGDRRRVLIYGAGDAGHQLLRVILTDSAAKYTTVGFIDDNPAKRNLRLVGVPVLGARDDLVHIAAERDVDTVILAVSRIKGERLGEIQDLVEGAGLEFLAIPSLSSLIGGRVQLRDVKEVDITDVLGRHQIDTDLGAIADYLSGKRVLITGAGGSIGSELARQVYRFGPSELVLLDRDESALHSVQLSIYGKGLLDTRDMVLVDIRDRDALRAVFEEHRPEIVFHAAALKHLPMLEMYPEEGWKTNVLGTYNLLGLAAETGVTHFVNVSTDKAADPTSVLGRTKRVAEQLTAWQSARAEGTYMSVRFGNVLGSRGSMLHTFNAQIEAGGPLTVTHPDVTRFFMTIPEACQLVIQAGAIGSPGSVLVLDMGQPVKILDVARRLVARSGRNIEIVFTGLRPGEKMHEDLFGTAEDRAETGHPLISHVPVPAIDPADLERVHDEQEDAR
- a CDS encoding NAD-dependent epimerase/dehydratase family protein, whose protein sequence is MKVLITGGAGFIGHNLARYLLAQPEIDGVRVIDDLSTGNRANLDGIDVEFVEASILDYPALVEAARGTEAIVHLAAIPSVPRSVANPRASHDANATGTLNVLEAAREAGVGYVAVASSSSVYGSNPTLPKSEYAWTRPMSPYAVSKLATESYAIAYQFSYGLKTLAFRFFNVYGPGQVAGHAYAAVIPKFLDAALSDRPLEIQGDGTQSRDFTYVDTLCSVIHQAVVGQIASTDPVNLAFGTRTSLLELIELLESQLGRELPRVHTDPRVGDVKASQADSTRLRELFPDVVQVPLEEGTARTIAWFEEGSAR